One genomic window of Methanosarcina acetivorans C2A includes the following:
- the rqcH gene encoding ribosome rescue protein RqcH, with protein MKQDMSSADVAAVVAELSAGPRSIIDAKIGKIYQPASEEIRINLYVFHQGRDNLVIEAGKRLHMTKYVRASPTLPQAFPMLLRKYLMGGRIISVEQHDFDRIIKIGIERAGVRSTLIVELFARGNVLIVDSENKIILPMNPVTLKDRRLRSGEIYELPEAQLSPLEAKVSDLMEAFSKSTADIVRTIATRFNLGGVLAEEACVRAGVDKAKPAKEATVEDAEGLRDALQDLFSPLFIGRAAGEGKGEAEAGVGTEPATGVEAEAPKLRPQHVKKEINGKIETFDVVPFDLIRYSEFEKEYFDSFNTALDEFFGKKALEQVAEVKAAEKKEKTLGVYERRLLQQEESLAKFGKEIEKNNTLAEIVYANYQLIEELFSVLNGARAKGYSWDEIRSILKQAKKTVPAAQKITNIDQKTGTVTVDLDGRNVNLDIRKTVPQNAQEYYEKVKKFSKKRDGALKAIEETKKAMEKKAASKAAKAGRKLQAFRKKHWYDRFRWFVSSDGFLVVGGRDADTNEEIFKKYLEKRDIVFHTQTPGAPLTVVKTGGEEIPESTLLEVARFAVSYSSLWKSGQFSGDCYWIKAEQVTKTPESGEYLKKGAFVIRGERNYFKDIPLGVAVGLELKGETRVIGGPASAVRKHGDYILEIVPGKFNQNDISKKIYRTYADELGDPRFVKQIASPDQIAMMIPAGESDLRNQKPERKGQGTESEGEGYGISELGAEFEGGGEEAETEFGDEAGEEFEEEAGDEVGEGEETEIEMEVGEEEDVKIEKGAREEIETEIEIHGVKKV; from the coding sequence ATGAAACAGGATATGTCAAGTGCCGACGTTGCTGCAGTTGTTGCAGAACTGTCAGCGGGTCCAAGGTCCATTATTGATGCGAAAATCGGAAAGATCTACCAGCCTGCAAGTGAGGAGATCCGCATCAACCTTTACGTTTTTCACCAGGGAAGGGACAACCTGGTTATCGAGGCAGGAAAGCGCCTCCATATGACAAAATACGTCCGGGCAAGCCCCACGCTTCCTCAGGCTTTTCCCATGCTTCTGCGAAAATACCTGATGGGGGGCAGGATCATATCTGTCGAGCAGCACGACTTCGACAGGATCATAAAGATAGGGATTGAAAGGGCCGGAGTCAGAAGTACCCTTATTGTAGAACTGTTTGCGCGAGGCAATGTCCTGATAGTGGATTCGGAAAACAAGATCATTTTGCCCATGAATCCCGTGACCCTCAAGGACCGCAGGTTGAGGAGCGGGGAGATTTATGAGCTTCCGGAGGCACAGTTGAGCCCGTTGGAGGCTAAGGTTTCGGACCTTATGGAGGCGTTTTCGAAATCGACGGCTGATATTGTCCGGACCATTGCCACAAGGTTCAATCTCGGGGGAGTTCTGGCAGAAGAAGCCTGTGTACGTGCAGGTGTTGATAAGGCTAAACCTGCAAAAGAAGCCACTGTCGAAGATGCCGAAGGGCTCCGGGATGCGTTGCAGGACCTCTTTTCTCCACTCTTTATAGGCAGGGCTGCAGGTGAGGGGAAGGGCGAAGCGGAGGCAGGAGTTGGAACAGAGCCTGCAACCGGAGTTGAAGCGGAAGCTCCGAAACTCAGGCCCCAGCACGTGAAAAAAGAAATCAACGGAAAGATAGAAACCTTCGATGTGGTTCCTTTTGACCTTATTCGCTATTCCGAATTCGAAAAAGAATATTTTGATTCCTTTAATACGGCACTTGATGAGTTCTTCGGGAAAAAGGCACTGGAACAGGTTGCTGAAGTAAAAGCGGCTGAAAAGAAGGAAAAAACCCTGGGCGTTTACGAGCGTCGCTTGCTCCAGCAGGAAGAGAGCCTTGCAAAGTTCGGAAAAGAAATAGAGAAAAATAACACGCTTGCAGAGATCGTCTATGCGAATTACCAGCTTATCGAAGAGCTTTTTTCCGTACTCAACGGCGCAAGGGCAAAGGGCTATTCCTGGGATGAAATCCGTTCTATCCTGAAGCAGGCGAAAAAGACCGTGCCTGCGGCGCAAAAGATTACAAACATTGACCAGAAAACCGGGACTGTAACCGTTGATCTTGACGGCAGGAACGTCAACCTTGATATCCGGAAGACGGTGCCCCAGAACGCTCAGGAATATTATGAGAAAGTGAAGAAATTCTCCAAAAAGAGGGACGGGGCTCTCAAAGCTATTGAGGAAACGAAAAAGGCAATGGAGAAAAAGGCTGCATCAAAGGCCGCAAAGGCAGGGCGAAAGCTGCAGGCTTTCAGGAAAAAGCACTGGTACGATAGGTTCAGGTGGTTTGTATCCTCGGACGGATTCCTGGTTGTAGGAGGCAGGGATGCCGACACCAATGAAGAAATTTTCAAAAAATACCTGGAAAAGCGGGATATCGTCTTCCATACCCAGACTCCCGGGGCTCCTCTGACCGTCGTAAAGACCGGAGGGGAGGAGATTCCTGAGTCTACCCTTCTGGAAGTTGCCCGGTTTGCAGTTTCTTATTCGAGCCTCTGGAAATCCGGGCAGTTCAGCGGAGATTGCTACTGGATTAAAGCCGAGCAGGTTACAAAGACTCCGGAATCGGGAGAATACCTGAAAAAAGGAGCATTTGTTATCCGTGGAGAGCGCAATTACTTCAAGGATATCCCTCTCGGAGTTGCAGTCGGGCTTGAACTGAAGGGGGAGACTAGGGTTATAGGTGGTCCTGCTTCTGCAGTCCGGAAACATGGGGACTATATCCTTGAAATTGTTCCGGGCAAATTCAACCAGAACGATATCTCGAAGAAGATCTACAGGACTTATGCTGACGAGCTCGGCGACCCGCGCTTTGTAAAGCAGATTGCATCCCCTGACCAGATTGCTATGATGATCCCTGCCGGGGAGTCAGACCTCAGGAACCAGAAACCCGAACGAAAAGGCCAGGGAACAGAGTCCGAAGGAGAAGGATACGGGATTTCCGAACTGGGAGCCGAATTTGAAGGCGGTGGAGAAGAGGCTGAAACGGAGTTCGGGGACGAAGCCGGCGAGGAATTCGAAGAAGAGGCTGGAGATGAAGTCGGCGAGGGGGAAGAAACAGAAATTGAAATGGAAGTAGGAGAGGAGGAAGACGTGAAAATTGAAAAGGGAGCCAGAGAGGAAATTGAAACGGAAATTGAAATTCATGGAGTGAAAAAGGTATGA
- a CDS encoding formylglycine-generating enzyme family protein gives MGSRISLKNHINAVLSHLKREEIEDSHVVADSHIVADSHIVADSHVVSNSYVVEDSHVVEDPYVMAKPGNSKTSETFTSSSTGVEFVLILPGEFYMGSPSEEQGRSDSESPAHKVTIKNAFYMGKFQVTQKQWKNIMGNSPSHFKGDTLPVEMVSWNDVQEFVEKLNAAENTDKYRSPSEAEWEYACRAGIQTRYSFGDDESKLNEYAWYVKNSGRKTHPIGRKQPNSWGLYDMHGNVWEWVQDKWHENYKDSPSDGSAWEDGGGSLRVSRGGSWYCNAESCRSAGRFGREPDSHFANLGFRLLRDP, from the coding sequence ATGGGAAGCAGAATTAGCCTTAAAAATCACATTAATGCAGTTTTAAGTCATTTGAAAAGGGAAGAAATTGAAGACTCACATGTTGTCGCAGACTCACATATTGTCGCAGACTCACATATTGTCGCAGACTCACATGTTGTCTCAAACTCATATGTTGTTGAAGATTCGCATGTTGTCGAAGATCCATATGTTATGGCAAAGCCTGGAAATTCCAAAACTTCTGAAACCTTTACCAGCTCTTCTACAGGTGTGGAATTTGTCCTGATCCTGCCAGGGGAATTTTATATGGGTTCACCTTCTGAAGAGCAGGGCAGATCTGATTCCGAATCTCCGGCCCATAAAGTGACAATTAAAAACGCCTTTTACATGGGCAAATTTCAGGTCACGCAAAAACAATGGAAGAATATTATGGGAAATTCCCCTTCCCACTTCAAGGGGGACACCCTGCCTGTTGAGATGGTTTCCTGGAATGATGTTCAGGAATTTGTTGAAAAACTGAATGCAGCAGAAAATACCGATAAATACCGTTCACCTTCCGAAGCCGAGTGGGAATACGCCTGCAGGGCAGGTATACAAACAAGGTATTCCTTTGGTGATGACGAATCAAAGCTTAACGAGTACGCATGGTACGTTAAAAACTCAGGTCGTAAAACTCATCCGATTGGCCGGAAGCAGCCAAATTCTTGGGGGCTTTACGATATGCATGGGAATGTCTGGGAATGGGTTCAGGATAAATGGCACGAAAACTACAAAGATTCTCCTTCCGATGGAAGTGCATGGGAAGATGGGGGTGGATCTCTACGGGTCTCTCGTGGGGGGAGCTGGTACTGCAACGCTGAATCCTGCCGGTCGGCTGGCCGTTTCGGGCGTGAGCCTGATAGCCATTTCGCCAATCTGGGTTTTCGCCTATTGAGGGATCCGTAA
- a CDS encoding PEGA domain-containing protein: MKKRSDLKSGGFRKALICTVFSFLILTLAAGPVFADVSAADLGQGNSTVEETENPTAAEKGDSGNIKITTVPNGSEIYINEMPVGKTPALIEDVPSGFYEVVLKQEGYEDVFERVPVTAGETYSISKKLRISRWTYSVSSSPSGAKVYLDEGYKGVTPVVFNAEGRQHKLTIKKTGYGTVSKEINASDDPSILIEEKLHLSLLTYLAATMVLLAAGFFVKRNPEKLKFKSPKKIPVDRTAIEKLRKMPEKREEKEREKAETPVSGKKERTDGTMKETSVEALKDTSTEATKETLTETTTKTIAETTKEGTKQTVFEEDKKSVPENEKIRGESTGSDGLVALEKLSKPDFEYTVKRKNDTKKE; this comes from the coding sequence ATAAAAAAGAGATCTGATCTCAAATCAGGGGGCTTCAGAAAAGCCCTGATCTGCACAGTATTTTCCTTCCTGATACTTACTTTAGCTGCCGGCCCTGTATTTGCGGATGTTTCTGCCGCAGATCTCGGGCAGGGCAATTCTACAGTCGAAGAGACTGAGAATCCGACGGCAGCGGAAAAAGGAGACTCAGGAAATATCAAAATCACAACAGTTCCAAACGGCTCCGAGATCTATATAAATGAAATGCCTGTTGGAAAAACCCCGGCCCTGATAGAGGACGTTCCTTCCGGTTTTTATGAAGTGGTATTGAAGCAGGAAGGGTATGAGGACGTCTTTGAGCGAGTTCCTGTTACAGCCGGGGAAACGTATTCGATCTCAAAAAAGCTCCGGATAAGCAGGTGGACATACAGCGTTTCTTCAAGCCCCTCAGGAGCAAAGGTCTACCTTGACGAGGGATATAAAGGGGTTACCCCTGTCGTATTTAATGCCGAAGGAAGGCAACACAAACTGACTATAAAAAAGACAGGATACGGCACGGTCTCAAAAGAAATCAATGCTTCCGATGATCCCTCGATTTTAATAGAGGAAAAACTACACCTCAGTCTCCTTACATACCTTGCTGCAACCATGGTTCTGCTGGCTGCAGGTTTTTTTGTCAAAAGAAATCCCGAGAAGCTGAAGTTTAAATCCCCGAAAAAAATCCCTGTGGATCGTACAGCAATCGAAAAACTCCGGAAGATGCCGGAGAAGAGAGAAGAAAAAGAGAGAGAAAAGGCTGAAACTCCCGTTTCTGGCAAAAAAGAGAGGACAGACGGAACCATGAAAGAAACATCAGTGGAAGCATTGAAGGATACATCAACTGAAGCTACTAAGGAAACATTAACAGAAACAACAACGAAAACTATTGCAGAAACTACAAAAGAAGGTACAAAACAAACAGTCTTCGAAGAGGATAAAAAATCTGTCCCTGAAAATGAAAAAATACGAGGAGAATCAACAGGTTCTGATGGTCTGGTAGCTCTGGAAAAGCTTTCTAAACCAGATTTTGAGTATACGGTAAAAAGAAAGAATGATACAAAGAAAGAATGA
- a CDS encoding endonuclease Q family protein: MKVNADLHLHSKYSMACSGKMELPTIASEASKKGMELIGTGDCTHPEWLKDIKKAAISDEEIRIGNTFFIPTTEIEDSNRVHHLLILSSVSKAEELAERIAPFGNLEADGRPTVKLDGCEIAEIAKDLEALIGPCHAFTPWTALYAYHDSLESCYGDMIDYISFIELGLSADSDYADRIEELQRLTFLTNSDAHSPYTNKLAREFTQFNVPDITFEGLRKAILREQGYGPTLNVGFFPEEGKYNRSACIKCFTRYTLPEAEANRWRCPKCGGIMKKGVADRVNELADFETPRHPDHRPPYLHLIPLAEIIQMALGHASIQTKGVKTAWETLVENFGNEVEALIYAEPDALGIVDDRIVNAILAFRKGNVIIHPGGGGQYGWLELPKPLKAEKPGTAEKSAGEKKKTSKTTKREKEKTGAQISFADLESIKSAELAKTTEENTAGEEAKTPEEKGPEKPAGQKSLFDF, from the coding sequence ATGAAAGTCAATGCAGACCTCCATCTCCACTCAAAGTACTCGATGGCGTGTTCCGGGAAAATGGAACTGCCCACAATCGCGAGTGAAGCTTCAAAAAAAGGGATGGAGCTTATAGGTACAGGGGACTGCACTCATCCAGAATGGCTGAAAGATATTAAAAAAGCAGCTATTTCAGATGAAGAAATTCGGATAGGAAATACATTTTTTATCCCTACCACCGAGATTGAAGACAGCAACCGTGTGCACCACCTTCTTATTTTATCCTCGGTTTCAAAAGCCGAAGAGCTGGCAGAAAGAATTGCTCCTTTCGGGAACCTTGAAGCAGACGGGCGCCCGACAGTTAAGCTGGATGGCTGCGAAATTGCAGAGATCGCAAAAGACCTTGAGGCTCTTATCGGCCCCTGCCACGCCTTTACTCCCTGGACCGCTCTCTATGCCTACCATGACAGCCTGGAAAGTTGTTACGGGGATATGATCGATTATATTTCATTTATTGAGCTTGGCCTGAGCGCAGACAGCGATTATGCAGACAGGATTGAAGAACTGCAACGCCTTACCTTCCTTACAAACTCCGATGCCCATTCCCCTTACACCAACAAACTGGCAAGGGAATTTACTCAATTCAATGTTCCTGACATCACCTTTGAGGGCCTCAGGAAAGCCATCCTCAGGGAACAGGGCTACGGGCCTACCCTGAACGTCGGGTTTTTCCCTGAAGAAGGGAAGTACAACCGGTCCGCATGCATCAAATGCTTTACCCGGTATACGCTTCCGGAAGCCGAAGCAAACCGATGGCGCTGCCCGAAATGTGGGGGGATTATGAAAAAAGGAGTGGCTGACCGGGTCAACGAACTTGCAGATTTTGAAACTCCCAGGCACCCCGACCACCGCCCCCCGTACCTTCACCTGATCCCTCTTGCGGAGATCATACAGATGGCACTCGGCCATGCAAGCATCCAGACAAAAGGCGTAAAGACTGCCTGGGAAACCCTTGTGGAGAATTTCGGAAACGAGGTTGAAGCCCTTATCTATGCAGAGCCCGATGCCCTGGGAATAGTGGATGACAGAATAGTAAACGCAATTCTCGCCTTCAGGAAAGGAAACGTTATAATCCACCCCGGCGGAGGTGGCCAGTACGGCTGGCTTGAACTGCCCAAACCTCTGAAAGCCGAAAAGCCCGGAACTGCGGAAAAGAGTGCCGGGGAAAAGAAAAAAACCTCAAAAACAACAAAAAGAGAGAAAGAAAAAACCGGAGCTCAAATCTCTTTTGCTGACCTTGAGAGTATAAAATCGGCAGAACTAGCAAAAACTACTGAAGAAAATACCGCAGGAGAGGAAGCAAAGACACCGGAGGAAAAAGGTCCGGAAAAGCCGGCAGGGCAGAAATCCCTTTTCGATTTTTAA
- a CDS encoding proteasome assembly chaperone family protein: protein MQQSTLVRLKENLELRNPILVVGLPGVGLVGKLVAEHLVDELGAEKIIEVFSPHFPPQVLVNKDCTVRPVSNTIYHGKANETDVLFLVGDHQSTTSQGHYELCSIYLDIAEELKVPRIYTLGGYPTGKLTYEETVLGVANSTELIEEIKQYGIEFRESEPSGGIVGASGLLVAFSGMRGIDAACLMGMTPGYLMDPKSAQSLLKVLCKMFGIEVNTDSLKKKAEEMETILEKLKEKEEQQNLPEVKPSEEDLRYIG from the coding sequence ATGCAGCAAAGTACACTTGTCCGCCTGAAAGAAAACCTTGAGCTCAGAAACCCTATACTGGTAGTAGGACTTCCGGGAGTAGGGCTTGTGGGCAAGCTGGTGGCAGAACATCTTGTAGACGAACTTGGAGCTGAGAAGATTATAGAGGTTTTTTCCCCGCATTTTCCACCCCAGGTTCTTGTCAATAAAGATTGCACGGTCCGCCCGGTAAGCAACACCATATACCATGGGAAAGCAAACGAAACTGATGTTCTTTTTCTTGTAGGAGACCACCAGAGCACCACCTCACAGGGACATTACGAACTCTGCTCAATTTATCTGGACATTGCAGAGGAACTTAAAGTGCCCAGGATATACACCCTTGGAGGCTACCCGACAGGCAAACTGACCTATGAAGAAACCGTACTCGGGGTTGCCAACAGCACGGAACTGATTGAAGAGATTAAGCAATACGGGATCGAATTCCGGGAATCGGAGCCAAGCGGAGGGATCGTAGGAGCATCCGGCTTGCTTGTAGCTTTCAGCGGGATGAGAGGAATAGATGCTGCCTGTCTGATGGGAATGACACCCGGATACCTGATGGACCCGAAAAGTGCCCAGTCTCTTTTGAAGGTGCTGTGCAAAATGTTCGGGATCGAGGTAAACACTGACTCCCTTAAGAAAAAAGCCGAGGAAATGGAAACTATCCTCGAAAAGCTGAAAGAAAAAGAAGAGCAGCAGAACCTTCCAGAAGTTAAACCCTCGGAAGAAGACCTGCGCTATATAGGATAA
- a CDS encoding RNA-protein complex protein Nop10, which translates to MGQKIRKCKNCGRYTLREKCPVCGGVTLPAIPARFSPQDPYGKYRRLAKKG; encoded by the coding sequence TTGGGACAAAAGATCCGCAAATGCAAAAATTGCGGCAGGTACACTTTAAGGGAAAAATGTCCGGTTTGCGGGGGAGTAACCTTACCCGCTATCCCGGCTCGCTTTTCTCCTCAAGACCCTTACGGTAAGTACCGAAGACTGGCAAAGAAAGGATAA
- a CDS encoding 30S ribosomal protein S27e: protein MVDYTQRPKSRFLRVKCNDCENEQIIFGSASRKITCVVCGRTLAEPTGGKSTITTHILEVLE from the coding sequence ATGGTAGACTATACCCAGAGACCAAAGAGCAGGTTCCTGCGCGTAAAGTGCAACGACTGCGAAAACGAACAGATCATATTCGGAAGCGCAAGCCGTAAGATTACCTGCGTTGTCTGTGGAAGAACCCTTGCCGAACCAACCGGTGGAAAGTCAACAATTACCACTCACATCCTGGAAGTGCTCGAATAA
- a CDS encoding 50S ribosomal protein L44e gives MKIPKRFRTYCPFCKTHNEVVVERVKKGQASSMTHIARQKKRQEGIGNSGKFSKVPGGDKPTKRIWLRYRCTVCKKAHQRPCFRAKKFEFKE, from the coding sequence ATGAAGATTCCAAAGAGGTTCAGAACTTACTGTCCGTTCTGTAAGACCCACAACGAAGTCGTCGTTGAAAGAGTAAAGAAGGGGCAGGCTTCATCAATGACTCACATTGCAAGACAGAAGAAGAGACAGGAAGGTATAGGAAACAGCGGAAAGTTCTCCAAGGTGCCCGGTGGCGACAAGCCAACAAAGCGCATCTGGCTCAGGTACCGCTGTACCGTGTGTAAGAAAGCCCACCAGAGACCCTGCTTCAGGGCAAAGAAGTTCGAGTTCAAGGAGTAA
- the priS gene encoding DNA primase catalytic subunit PriS, giving the protein MDKRTTQFLKSRFQSYYKNAEIGLPDHLPNREWAFIFYDDMPEKMMHRHKSFGSPGEALDYLYGMAPAHVYNSTAYYEYPDAKKMNEKNWLGAELIFDLDADHLPNAPRNYADMLELVKKEALKLLDFLLDDFGFSEQEIQLVFSGGRGYHFHIVSPKVLTLGSSERREIVNYVSGRDLEFKYFFREVAMDGDFGTGSKTFKGMKNVPMKCTLVGYDSGWGRRIALYLTDYMKRESEKKYKKDMFPELRRHEKVGDTTIKKLINIANSETGLKDILEKGRLDFDVRNFKEIAAYFMQESAEDFLHRFGASVDEPVTADIKRLIRVPGSLHGGSGMLVKKLALSELEEFDPLNDAVVFGERPVKITASKPFSVQLKGKDLRIEEGIQEVPEYAAVYLICRGVAEYGHRRNQPDTV; this is encoded by the coding sequence ATGGACAAACGAACCACCCAGTTTTTGAAATCCCGCTTCCAGAGTTATTACAAAAACGCAGAGATAGGGCTTCCTGACCACCTGCCTAACCGGGAATGGGCTTTCATTTTCTACGATGATATGCCGGAAAAGATGATGCACCGGCACAAGTCTTTCGGCTCGCCGGGAGAGGCTCTTGACTACCTGTACGGCATGGCTCCTGCACATGTTTACAATTCTACGGCGTATTACGAGTATCCAGACGCAAAGAAGATGAACGAGAAGAACTGGCTTGGAGCCGAGCTTATTTTTGACCTGGACGCAGACCACCTGCCCAATGCCCCGAGAAACTATGCGGATATGCTTGAGCTTGTGAAGAAAGAGGCCCTCAAGCTTCTTGACTTTCTTTTGGATGACTTCGGGTTTTCCGAGCAGGAGATACAGCTTGTGTTTTCCGGAGGGAGAGGATACCATTTCCATATTGTGAGCCCTAAAGTCCTGACGCTCGGGAGTTCCGAGAGAAGGGAGATCGTAAATTACGTGAGTGGTCGAGATCTGGAGTTCAAGTACTTTTTCAGAGAGGTTGCAATGGACGGAGACTTCGGGACGGGGTCAAAGACGTTTAAAGGCATGAAAAACGTGCCCATGAAGTGCACGCTTGTGGGATACGACTCCGGCTGGGGGAGGAGAATTGCGCTTTACCTTACGGATTACATGAAAAGGGAAAGCGAAAAAAAGTACAAAAAAGACATGTTCCCCGAACTCCGCAGGCATGAGAAAGTCGGAGATACCACAATAAAAAAGCTGATCAATATTGCAAACAGCGAAACCGGCTTAAAGGACATCCTGGAAAAAGGAAGGCTGGACTTCGACGTCAGAAACTTTAAGGAGATTGCGGCATATTTTATGCAGGAATCAGCCGAGGATTTCCTGCACAGGTTCGGGGCCAGCGTTGACGAGCCGGTGACAGCCGACATCAAAAGGCTTATCCGTGTGCCCGGGTCCCTGCACGGTGGGTCCGGGATGCTGGTAAAGAAACTTGCTTTATCCGAACTGGAAGAATTTGATCCGCTTAATGATGCAGTTGTTTTTGGTGAAAGGCCGGTAAAAATAACTGCTTCAAAACCTTTCTCAGTACAGCTGAAGGGCAAGGATTTAAGAATAGAAGAAGGCATACAGGAAGTTCCGGAGTATGCAGCCGTATATCTAATATGTAGAGGTGTTGCAGAATATGGACATAGAAGAAATCAGCCAGACACTGTATAA
- a CDS encoding translation initiation factor IF-2 subunit alpha, whose translation MGNDNWPEIGEFVVCTVKNVTDFGAYVELEEFGGREGFIHISEIKAGWVKYVRDYVREGQKIVCKVLNVDPSRGHIDLSLKDVNEHQRRAKIQEWKNEQKAAKWLQFVAEETKTDENGLQALHEKLVEEFGSAYSAFEEAAIEGEKAFKGLKVNKKYLKSITKIAGENIKLPFVDIAGYVDLTCNHPNGIEVIKQALNAANSISDVDGKDVRLEVSYTGAPRYRIKVIAPDYKKAESVLKKSAQTAIDTISKLGGHGTFKRHIESAKA comes from the coding sequence ATGGGAAACGATAACTGGCCCGAAATTGGAGAGTTTGTTGTCTGTACGGTGAAGAATGTCACTGATTTCGGCGCCTACGTCGAGCTTGAGGAGTTCGGAGGCAGGGAAGGATTCATCCATATCTCCGAAATTAAAGCAGGCTGGGTCAAATACGTCAGGGACTACGTCAGGGAAGGGCAGAAAATTGTCTGCAAGGTTCTGAACGTGGACCCTTCCCGCGGCCACATAGACCTGTCATTGAAAGACGTGAACGAGCACCAGCGGCGGGCCAAGATCCAGGAATGGAAGAATGAGCAGAAAGCCGCCAAGTGGCTCCAGTTCGTGGCTGAAGAGACAAAGACCGATGAAAACGGCCTGCAAGCTCTGCACGAGAAACTTGTAGAAGAGTTCGGAAGCGCATATTCCGCCTTTGAAGAAGCAGCTATCGAAGGGGAAAAAGCCTTCAAAGGACTCAAAGTCAACAAGAAATACCTGAAGAGCATAACCAAGATCGCAGGAGAGAATATCAAACTGCCCTTCGTGGATATCGCTGGGTATGTGGATCTGACCTGCAATCATCCAAACGGCATAGAGGTCATAAAACAGGCCCTCAATGCTGCAAATTCCATCAGCGATGTAGATGGAAAAGATGTCAGGCTCGAAGTAAGTTACACAGGGGCTCCGAGATACAGAATCAAGGTAATAGCTCCTGACTATAAGAAAGCCGAGTCAGTCCTTAAAAAATCCGCCCAGACGGCAATAGACACTATTTCCAAACTTGGCGGCCACGGGACTTTCAAACGGCACATCGAATCCGCAAAGGCGTGA
- a CDS encoding rubrerythrin family protein produces MSSKDNLKAAFTGESMANRTYLAFAKKADEEGYPQVAKLFRAAAAAETIHAFNHLQRMGGIGTTMENLKEAVNGETYEFETMYPTFIEEAKAEGDNRALWSFEVANKVERVHARLYEKALEELGNNKEVDYYVCGVCGHTIEGEPEGNCPICGAPASKFEKIN; encoded by the coding sequence ATGAGTTCCAAAGATAACCTTAAGGCTGCATTTACTGGCGAATCGATGGCAAACAGGACATATCTTGCTTTTGCGAAAAAAGCAGATGAAGAAGGGTATCCCCAGGTAGCCAAACTCTTTAGAGCCGCTGCTGCTGCGGAAACCATCCATGCTTTCAACCACCTCCAGCGTATGGGCGGCATCGGAACTACAATGGAAAACTTGAAAGAGGCCGTTAATGGGGAAACATACGAATTTGAGACAATGTACCCCACGTTTATAGAAGAAGCAAAGGCAGAGGGGGACAACAGGGCTCTTTGGAGCTTTGAAGTAGCAAATAAAGTAGAAAGAGTCCATGCCAGACTATATGAAAAAGCCCTGGAAGAACTCGGGAACAATAAAGAAGTCGATTATTACGTCTGTGGGGTCTGCGGACATACCATAGAGGGTGAACCTGAAGGGAACTGTCCGATTTGCGGAGCCCCTGCATCCAAGTTCGAGAAAATCAACTAA